The genomic stretch ccctccgattgccctcagggcattcggcctggtccttaccctaagcaatgctgcctgctcctctccattctgcccccacttgctggttgcggatgcgggcgtctggggtgcttttctgctgggagttgcttttaggcatgtaatctgtgggttttatttatttttcctcccagttaggttgccctctgagattcgaaaacttcccccaggcccgcccgtgcgagggtttcctggtgtttggaaacttcctctattacaactcccttcccaggacaggtctccatccctaactctattgtctctctttttatcttttatattttgtcctacctccttttgaagacaatgggctgcttttctgggagcctgatgtcttctgctagcggtcagaagttgttttgtgaagtttgctcagcgttcaaatgttctttcgatgaatttgtaggggagaaagtggtctcctcgtcctattcctccaccatcttggctcccaACCCCACAAGtcctttttctgtgttttgaaaATACTTCCTTCTAGTCTGTGGCTAACCTTTACATTCTCAGTagtgtcttttgcagagcagaatttttaattttaatgaagtccaacttatCAGTTTTTTCCTTCTTAGACCATGCTTTTGCTGTTATGTCTAAAAAGTTATCATCAGGCCATCAGATGGATTTGGCTTAGGATCCAACTACCCACTCCTTTTCTATGCTTTATAACTTTGGGCAAGTCTCCAGAAACCTTCATTTCTGTAAATTAAAATGAGatgatatttatgaaataaaatgataaaaagccCTAAAAGagcaaaaagcaaaatataggaaagaaataaaagtcattaCTAAATCAAAGTTCacctatgttatcttctagaagctttatagTTTGTGTTTGACATTTATATCTGTGCTCCAcgttcaattaatttttttttcatatgcagctttttattttagtattcaTTGTAAAATTTGTGCTATTTTGTATATGGATAATGTTTTGTACATATTAGTAGATTTTCTCCCCCATGCTCAATTAAAGTCATTTTTGTAAAAACAGCATTGCTCTTTAACACACTAGTCTTTGtgcttaatttgtttttttatagcTTCTCTATGTACagattcatttctttttgcaTGTAGTGGTCCAGTtattctagcaccatttgttgaaaagattattctttatCCATGTAATTGCCTTTGCAGCTTTGTTAAAGATTAGTTGAGTgtatttgtgtgggtctattttggggttctctattctattccagtaatctatttgtttattctttcacaaATAGCACACTGTGTTGATCACTATAGCTTTAAAGTAAGTATTGAAGCTGAGGATCTATGAAGGCCACAACTAATAAACTTAATGGTAAAAGACTGAATGATTTCCCTCTAGGATCAGGAAAAGTATTATCTGTTTTCactacttctattcaacattgtattgGAGGTTCTAGATAGGGTAATTAggcagaaataaagaagaaatccagatcgaaagaagtaaaactatatatattcaCAGATGaccttatatatagaaaattgtaAGAAATCCACACAAACTATtacagctaataaatgaattcagcaaggttgCAGAGTACTAGtataatatataaagataaattatATTCCTATATACTAGCAATTAATGGcctgaaaatttcaaaaaaatcctttaataatagcatcaaaaagaataaaaagctaAGGAATGAATTTAAAGTGTAAGACATATACTGAAAAATGACAaactttagaaaaaattaaagaagtcctaaataaatggaaagacatttcatttttatagatcAGAAGACAATAATTTTAAGATGGCAATACTCTTCAAACTTATCTACAGATTCATTTCAGGCCataatcaaaaaaacaaaaactcagctggatttttttttcagaaattgaaAAGCTGAttgtaaaattcacatggaaatacAAGTGATCCAGAATACCCTAAAcaatcttgataaagaagaaaacatttggaGGAATCAcatttcccaatttcaaaacttacacaaagctacagttatcaagacagtgaTGTCTTGGCATaatagacatatggatcaatgaaagaaaatttagaatCTAGAAAGAAACCCTTATGTTCAGTTTTTGACAAGAGGTCCAAAATAATTCAATGGGGGAAAAATTAGTCATTTCAACAAATGGGCCTGCGACTATTGGACATCAACTTGCAAATCAATGAAGCTAAACCTTTATCTCACATGCTatgcaaaaattaactgaaattgATTAAACATCTAAATGTTACAGCAAGAACTATAAAAAACACTTAGAAAAAGACATAGGTGTAAATTCTCATGATCTTGAATTATTCAAAGTTTTTTTAGATGATACCACAAGCATaagaacaaaagataaaaataatttggacTTCTTCCAAATTAAAACTTTTGTGTTCCAGAGGACACAGTCAAGAAAGtcaaaagacagcctacagaatcagaggaaatatttgcaaatcatacatctgataagaGACTAACAtctagaacatataaagaacttacACAgctcaaaaatatgagaaaatccaattaaaaattgggcaaaatacttcaatgaacatttaggaagATATGCAAGTTACAAATAAACTTGTTCAACAttgttagtcatcagggaaatgtactcaaaaacacaacaaaatagcTCTTTACCTCTACCAGTATGGCTAAAATAAGCAAGgcagacaataacaagtgttggtgaggatgtgttGGTGACGATGTAGGGAAATTGAAACCCTCAGATAGTTTTGGATTGTAAGATGGTACAGCTGCTTTGGAGAACAGTTtaacagttcctcaaaatgttaaacatagacataccatatgattcagcattaatactcctaaatatttatgCAAGAGGATTGAAtatatatgtccacacaaaaacttccACATGAACATTCAAgttagcattattcataatagccagagTAGAAACagttcaaatgtccatcaactgatgaatggataaataaaatgtggcatattctaaaatggaattttattcagcaaaaaaaagaatgaatgatatagatgaaccttgaaagtgCAATGCTAATGTGAAGACAATCACAAAAAGCCAAATATTGCATGATTTGACTTATCTAAATATCCATAATctacagaaaaagaatataaatggattaatagttgccaggggctggggtgagggaaATGGAGATTAACTGCTAACAGGCATGGGGTTTCTTTTTGTGGTCAAATCAATTGCAATGTTTTctgcacaactctgaatatactaaaaaccactgaattgaaCACTTAAAATTGTGGCTTCTTTAGTATGCAAATTATATATCAACAAACCAATTTTTCTTTAATGGGGCTTATACATCCCGCTTTATAGTTCTGTTGGGAGACTTAACTGAAGACATTTGAAAAGTTTTACAAAATTAGGCACCAAATACTTGGTGAAACTGAAGATAAATTTCACCTGCTCCCCAACTTTGTCCAGAATTGGACAAAATATACTATCAAGGTAAATGCAGCAGAGCTCCAGGGTCAGAAACAAGCTCAAATACCTGCTCCTTAGGCATGGACACATTGAATAGATTCCAAGCCTATTCAGTGGGGGAGCCGGGACAAGGTGGACTTTgctctctgctttctgtttctggaCCAAGTAACTATTTCTCTCCAACCACTTTGGCAGACAGACTGCCATCCATACATCCTCCTTCACTAGCAAGCATATCTCCTTTCTCCCAAAGGTTTGAGGTATAGATCTCTTACTTTGGACAGGAGAAAAAGTGCTGAGTTGAAAGCAgtgtttcaaaagaaaacaatctgTAACATCAACCACAACTGATTCCATCTTGCTAGTGTTTTCCTTGTATATTCTGACAGCTCAGGGCTTCATGGATAATAGGTCCAAttaaccctgctgctgctaagtcacttcagtcgtgtccagctctttgtgaccccatagatggcagcctaccaggctcccccatctctgggattctctaggcaagaatactggagtgggttgccatttccttctccaatgcatgaaagtgaaaagtgaaagtgaagtcgctcagttgtgtccgactcttagcgaccccatggactgcagcccatcaggctcctccatccatgggattttcctggcaagagtactggagtggggtgccattaccttctccgaaTTAACTCTGAGCCCTCCATAAACAGATTTTCAGACATGTTCAGAAATCAAGGCTAAGAGATCATGATTTCCTGAAAATTCCAAAGAACACTGAGATGCTGAATTCAGAATCTGGTCCTGGGACCGAGGTCTACATTCAGGCCTGTTAGGTATTTGTGCCTACCCCAGCTGGGTTGCAGAAATCACTGGCCTGGAAGCCAACATTTACTCTCCCATTTTAACTCACAGACTATCTAACAATCCCAAGAACTGCCTTACTCAAGAACTCAGCTGTAACATTCTAATTTGAATCATGATTTTGAAATAATGAGGCACAAAAATTCATCCTGCTTTATATACAAAGTTTATCTTGTATTGCATTTATTCCAGTGGAAAATGAGATATGTGAACATTGAAATTCCATGTTAGGAAGAATGCATCCCTCACAAAAAAGTGTGACTATCCAGTGCTTGTATCCATCAAGGACCAGTCTCCAATAATAAGGAAATGGGTAAAACACAGTTGAAATTCTCAAAAGAAGCTTCATCTTTTGGCAACAAGGACAGTTACACTAGAGTGTCTTCAAGGAAAGCAAACAATGCTGTGAGCACAGAGAGTGAGATCCTACCTGAGTCAAAGGTATCATGAGGGGCATCAAGATGAAGAGAAATACCTGAGCTGATTCCTAAAGATACAATAAAGAAGGTAGATGGACAAAAGGGTGTTAAGGTATAACCCCTCAGTCAGAAgaataaaatttatgtatttagagACATGGAagatatttagtttaattggaaCCAATTATTGAGAATGGAGTGGTAAAAATAAGTTAATGTACAATGGGTAGGTAAAAAAGAGATAGGGATATATGTTTGGCAAATATTTCGATGTATGAAACCACCCTAAATCCATCCCATTTCCTTGGCAGCAACCATAAGATTAATCAAGGAACAGTTGGGCAGGGGAAATGCCTTACTGGGCTACCTCAAGGGGTCCCTTTGGTGAGAGCTGATTGCTAGCTGTGCTGCCTTCAGGGAGAATTCCAACTCCATGCTGGGTGATTGGGGTTGAGTTCCTGGCCATAGCCTaagggaataaagaaaataaattccttcCACCCACTGTCTCCCAATTCCCCAAACATTCAAGACTCTCTATAACAACAAAAATGATTTATTTGCAACACAACCCAGTCCCCATCACTTCAATACAGCACAGGAATAGAAAAGAGTCACAGTGAATGCATTATTTAGTCCAAAGCAGGACTCCATGCCTCCCAATACAGCAAGCCTGTCTCTCCCAGAGACCCATGCTCAGAGCCCAGCTGAACACACAAACAAGCAAGCCCAGTATgaagtcagctccaggtctcaACACATTTCATCCTTCCCCCACAGCCCTATTAACCTTCCTAATTGCAGCCTTCTATGCCTTCCACTCCCAAACAGGTCAACTCTCAGGCTTTGAGCCACCAGCAAGCTTTCTCTGTGGGATCATTAACAAGGGTTTAATGATTatctaaaatgagaaaatacccCGTGAAATCTATTGTTccagagaaaatttaaaatgactaCCCCATACATAATTCTAATCAACAATGACAACTCATTTTTTCACTATAGATATAAGAGGTTTTGAAATGATTGTCATCTCTGCTCCATACACATTTCCCTACTGGCTTTATTAAAGGCTGTTCTCTTCATGGCAGGGTAATAAAGGGATCATCCCAGGCATTTTTGCCAGGTTTAGAGCCTGAGAGGAAAAACCCTGATGGCTTAGAAAAAGATTCCCTTCTGTTCCCTTCAAAAGATTTCTAGGGATATTACTGCTTAAAAGTTTCCTAGTCCACTAAGAAAGTTTTAGGTTTAGAGGGAAATCCAAATACAGAAGTAAGCAGTCTcttcaattaagaaataatttctaGGATTCAGGAGCAAGGAAGAGGAGTATAAAATCTCAAGTTGCTGTCTTCACCCCAAACCTTCTAGATCCTCAGAAGATGGACTAGTGGCCAAAACATACTGATATTTGGCATCAGAACTGTTTTTATAAAGTGAGGCACTCATAAATAGGGGAAGAAATCTTAAAGTACAACACTGAAGGCAAGGAATAGAATCTACAGATTGGGTAGAGCACTTGGGTTGAGCACTTTCAGATTTAACAATCTTTGTTTATTATAAATCCTTTTCTAATTTCTTGGGCAAACCTGATCTAGCTGTACCTTTGCTGTCACCTGCATGTGCAGGACTGGGCAATCATACCCTCATACTCCTTGTACAAGATACTCCCATTTGCCTCAATCAGCAGGATGCTAATGGGAACATACTTATAAGGGACACAGGAAGGCTGAGGGACACTCTGATCCACCAGCTCATTGACAAGGTTCTGGATGATGGCATGATTGGGAGAATTGAGACCATAGTGTAGTACCCGAGGACACACTCCCTTACAGTAGTTTGGGGTATAGAGATTGGGAGCAATGATCCAGTGATCCCAGCCCAGCTGCTGGAAGCTGACTTGAAAAGGGTGGAGGGAACACTGGTTACTTTCAGGCCCATCATGCTCCCTGGAGGGGCCAGGAACTTCAGATGCGATACTGCCTGCTTGACGAGCCCTCCTCAAGAGAAGAGAAGGGTCTTTTTCTGTAAACTCTTTCAGGCCTTTAGGGAGAGGTTTGGTCTTCTGAACACTCTGAGTGTCATTGAAATACAGTAACAAGAAGACAGTGTCCAATGATGAAGTGCCATGCCACCAGAACTCAAGAACCTCACTACCTCTTGGCTGCTGACACATGAAGCGGAGTCGTAGAACCCTGCGCCCCTTGCGATTCCACAGCTTTTGTCCAACATGTTCCATGATATCCATCTCTGTCCAAGCTTTGGGCAGCAGGGAAGGCTTTGAGGAGCCtcttcctgaagaaggaaagtgACTGGTTGGGCTTTTCTGGATCCAGGGCTCCACATGGCAGGAGAGGTGGGAATGAGTTAGGTGAAGTTGATGGCGGTAAACCACAGTGGCTCTGACTAGTTGGTAGGCTACCCGGTTTGGTCTCAGAGGAAAGTCCAGGGTCTGTATGTGCCAGGAGCCTGCATTAGTAAGAGAGAACAAGAGCAAAGCATTAGCTTCTTACCTCCTAGCCTTAGTCTCCCTAACAGACCTGCTCAGTACAAACTGACAAGCAGCCCTGAAATGAATTCCAGATCATAATAGCAATCTATTGAGCACTTAACTGATGTATTAGATGCTTTACATGCATTAGCTCTTGAATCCACAATAGCCTTATGAGATAgctgttatccccattttgcagacaaggaaactgaagctcagagaagctaTGCCATAGGACACACAGCCAGTGTTTGTTAGAATAAAGATTTGAGTCCAAGTCTTTTCCCCTTAAGATAACAAATTGTGTCTCATTTTTAGATCATTCATAGGCCTAGGCTGAGAAAGACACCTCAAATACAGAACTGTCTGTATATATTGTATGTATTATTTAGGTGACTATTAAAAATGTGACCAATTAAGAGGGTCATTGAAACATATGAATTAATAATAAATCCTCATGCTATATCACTGTATAGAGGCAGCTTTAGGGTGACAGTCCAATACTGGGGGGTATGGTCTGCTATCGCTTCACATCTGGGTTGGAGATgccacaaaataattttttctagttGGGACAGGTATTTACtacttttgttttctacttgAATTTCTTCTTGAGCAGCTGTTCCATTATTGGGCAGGTTCTCCCTTAATCCTCAATCTCCCCCTTTTCCATTCCTTACTGGAAATTATTCTTCATTTACCCCATTCATTGTAAATACCGTTTTCAACAAGGCCAAGTCATATAAATGACCTCAGCTAAGAAATCTATTTAAAAGCTGCATCTTatcctggcaattgtaaacagcGCTGtgatgaacgttggggtgcacgtgtctctttcagatctagttttcttggtgtgtatgcccaggagtgggatcagcagacaaatggataaggaagctatggtacatatacacaatgaaatattactcagccattaaaaagaattcatttgaatcagttctaatgagatggatgaaactggagcccattatacagagtgaagtaagccagaaagataaagaacattacagcatactaacacatatatatggaatttagaaagatggtaatgataaccctatatgcaaaacagaaaaagagacacagatgtacagaacagactttgggactctgtgggagaaggcgagggtgggatgttctgagagaatagcattgaaacaagtatactatcaagggtaaaacagatcaccagcccaggttggatgcatgagacaagtgctcagggctggtgcattgggaagacccagagggatgggatggggagggaggtgggagcggggattgggatggggaacacatgtaaatccatggctgattcatgtcaatgtatggcaaaaaccactagaatattgtaaaataattagcctccaactaataaatgaaaaaaaaaaaaaagctgcatcttttgaaagtgaaagtcgctcagcagtgccgactctttgcgaccccatggactatacagtccctggaattctccaggccacaatactggcctttcccttctccaggggatcttcccaacccagggatcgaaccccaggtctctgtcattgcaggcggattctttaccagctgagctacaaagtGATTGTTTTAATCTAAACTCTGATGCTGACACCTAGTGGCCAAAGCGTTGAAAAGCGGAACCTGCAGTGCTCTGACCTTCTGCGCCCTCTCCTGGCAATGGTCAAGAGCAACGATTACAAAAACCAGGCATAGCAAGAAAAAGTGTCATCTTTACCTATCActaaccatcagttcagttcagttcagtccctcagccgtgtccgactctttgcgaccccatgaacgcagcatgccaggcctccctgtccatcaccaactcccagagtccacccaaacccatgtccattgagtcggtgatgccatccaaccatctcatcctctgtcgtcctcttctcctcctgccttcaatctttcccagctcagggtcttttcagatgagtcagctcttcgcatcaggtggccaaagtattggaatttcagcttcaacatcagtccctccaatgaacacccaggacttatctcctttaggatggactggttggatctccttgcagtccaagggactctcaagagtcttctccaacaccacagttcaaaagcatcaattcttcgctctcagctttctttatagtccaactctcacatccatacatgactactggaaaaaccatagctttgaccagatggacctttgttgacaaagtaatgtctctgctttttaatatgctgtctaggttggccataactttccttccaaggagtaagcgtcttttaatttcatggctgcaatcaccatctgcagcaattttggagcccaaaaaataaagtaagccactgtttccccatctatttgccatgaagtgatgggaccaaatgccttgatcttagttttctgaatattgagctttaagccaactttttcactctcttctttctcatcaaaaggctttttagttcttcttcactttctgccataagggtgttttcatctgcatatctgaggttattgatatttctccaggcaatgtggattccagcttgtgcttcatccagcccagcgtttctcatgatatactctacatataagttaaataagcagggtgacaatatacagccttgacgtactccttttcctatttggaaccagtctgttgttccatgtccagtcacTAACCATGGCCATGCTAATTTACATATTATCTACCTAATCTTCCTTCTCCACTGAATCCATGAGCCTGGAATTCAGTAGGCTTGGGATGTTCAACATAGAAGCTCTTGAATGTTTTGATGCATCAGGATTTTTTTAGTTATGTATCCAAGTTTCAGGTGCAAAATTCATAATTATAATTCAACATCTGTGTACACTACAGAGTGATCACCACCACAAGCTTACTTACCATCATTTGTTACCACACAATTAACTCCCTTCCCCTATTTCGCTCACTCTCCAACCCTTTTACCTGTTGGTAACCACTAATCTGATCTCTGtttctgagtttttaatttttgtttttcacttgtttttatattccacatatgagtgaaaatgaaaccataaattttttttaaagttcaggtTCCAACTCATGCTTAATACACCCTCAAGTTTGGGGCACTTGGATTTCATTCATACAAAGCTCAAGCCAGGCTTGTAATTGCTTTCTCAAGTTACTCCATACTCCCATCCTGTAATAATCTTTCCAAGACACCCACCCATACATCTGCCCCACCCTGCCTAAAAAGGAATCTAAACCAAATTTCTAGCAGGCAGTCTGGTGAGGAACTACCCTTTCCTTTCAGACCCTGACATCACTTATTTCCGGAAGCAGGGTGGGGTTGCTAAGGATCAGGGCCAGGAAGGGTCTGCTCAGAACTTTTCAGGGAAATGTCTGACTCACACATCCTGTGCAATTGAACCTGGAATAGTTCTCGAAGCAAGCTTGATTCAGCTGGGTCATCTCCTGATTGAATGATCAGACCCAACTCTCTTGTCATCCATTTCTGGATCCTTTCCAGAGTCCCTAGTTACCAGTATGTCCCACAGTTAGACCAAGACACTGGCCTAATTCTAGACATTCTACTTTCTAGCCTCATATCATCTGTACAGAATTGATTTATGCTGCTTATGAATGAAATCCAGATCCCTTGTAATGACTACTGCATCCCTGATTCTCATCAGTCTCATATCCCACGACTCTCTACAATCTCACTAGGCTCCAACCATCCTGATCTTCCTTTTATTCTTCAAGTACTTGTTTCCACCTTTAGGGCTTTGTACATGGCGTTCCCTCTGACTAGATGAGACTTTTCTCTTCTCATGCCAAGCTTCTTATAGacctcagctcaaatgtcacctcttcaaACATGCCTTCACTGACAATCCCATGCAAAGGGAAGATTTCTTTGCTATTCTCTATCAGAACCACCTATTTCATTCTTTGGTAGCATTTATCACAATTTACAACTATCCATGTTTACTTACTTGTCTCACCCAGAGAACCATGCCTATCTTCATCACATTCCAACATCTAGAGCAATGCCTAGCACTTAGCAGttgccaaataaatactttttgagtCAATCTCCAACCATACCAAGTTATCTTCTTTTTCCTCAGTCAGAATGCACTTCCCTCCCTGTATCCAAAGTCTCTTTACTCCTTCTGCAAAGTTTGGCTCAAATGCCACGTCTCCAATGAGGTCTTTCAACTATTTCAACATTTCCCTCTCCTTGCCCTAGGCAGCAACCCATTTCTTCttggagtcccaggaatcctactgcttattcttttcaaagaatttgcTGTGCTGTAACACCATTATGTTATTACTTATATATCCATTCTAGTATAGTGGGGGCTCCTAGAGCAgttatttgccttttcatacccAACCCAAACACAGCGCT from Cervus elaphus chromosome X, mCerEla1.1, whole genome shotgun sequence encodes the following:
- the BMP15 gene encoding bone morphogenetic protein 15, translated to MVLLSILRILLLWGLVLFMEHRVQMTQVGQSSIAHLPEAPTLPLIQELLEEAPGKQQRKPRVLGHPLRYMMELYQRSADANGHPRENRTIGATMVRLVRPLASVARPLRGSWHIQTLDFPLRPNRVAYQLVRATVVYRHQLHLTHSHLSCHVEPWIQKSPTSHFPSSGRGSSKPSLLPKAWTEMDIMEHVGQKLWNRKGRRVLRLRFMCQQPRGSEVLEFWWHGTSSLDTVFLLLYFNDTQSVQKTKPLPKGLKEFTEKDPSLLLRRARQAGSIASEVPGPSREHDGPESNQCSLHPFQVSFQQLGWDHWIIAPNLYTPNYCKGVCPRVLHYGLNSPNHAIIQNLVNELVDQSVPQPSCVPYKYVPISILLIEANGSILYKEYEGMIAQSCTCR